One segment of Solanum stenotomum isolate F172 chromosome 1, ASM1918654v1, whole genome shotgun sequence DNA contains the following:
- the LOC125874291 gene encoding kirola-like: MGLKGKLIVSMEVKCGGHLINDIMHTNTHQAANISPTINHFEVHEGEIGKVGTIINMKYKEDGQEKTMKYEIEAIDRYKKSITRKVIGGDLLDFYSSFTFVSSREQQWITWTFEYEKKIESNPAPLNFLGFILDVTNNIEGHFL; the protein is encoded by the exons atgggGCTGAAAGGCAAGTTGATTGTGTCAATGGAGGTGAAGTGTGGAGGACATTTGATTAATGATATTATGCACACCAATACTCATCAAGCAGCCAACATAAGCCCTACTATCAACCATTTCGAGGTTCATGAGGGTGAAATAGGAAAAGTTGGTACGATTATTAACATGAAATATAAGGAAG ATGGACAAGAAAAGACTATGAAGTATGAAATTGAAGCCATAGATCGTTACAAGAAATCAATAACCCGGAAAGTGATTGGTGGAGATTTGTTAGATTTCTATAGTTCATTTACGTTCGTATCATCACGTGAACAACAATGGATTACATGGACATTTGAgtatgaaaagaaaatagaaagcaACCCAGCGCCCCTTAATTTCTTGGGTTTTATTCTTGATGTGACCAACAATATTGAGGGtcactttctc